In one window of Fictibacillus phosphorivorans DNA:
- a CDS encoding NCS2 family permease, whose translation MEKYFGFKEFNTSYKKEATAGLTTFLAMAYILFVNPSVLGDAGMDKGAVFTATALAAALGTLFMGIVAKYPIALAPGMGLNAFFAYSVVLVMDIPWQTALAGVLMSGIIFIFITLFKIRETIINAIPEDLKFAAASGIGLFIAFIGLKNAGIVAPSKATLVSLGDLTQGPTLLAIFGFIITILMMIRNVRGGIFYGMVITAVVGIFAGLINKPDQIVGAIPSLAPTFGQAFSHFDQIFTIDMMIVVLTFFIVDFFDTAGTLMAVASQAGIMKDNKLPRAGKALLADSSAIAVGAILGTSSTTAYIESASGVAAGGRTGFTSVVTGGLFLLALFFSPLLVVVTPSVTAPALIIVGVLMVSVLSKIKWDRLEIAVPAFLTLIAMPLTYSIATGIALGFVMYPLTMTVKGRFKEVHPIMWVLFIVFISYFVFLVE comes from the coding sequence ATGGAAAAGTATTTTGGTTTCAAGGAGTTCAACACTTCTTACAAAAAAGAAGCAACAGCGGGATTAACAACATTCCTTGCGATGGCTTACATTTTATTCGTTAACCCATCCGTACTAGGCGATGCGGGCATGGATAAAGGTGCCGTGTTCACGGCAACTGCACTTGCAGCGGCGCTTGGAACTCTTTTCATGGGGATCGTAGCGAAGTATCCGATCGCACTTGCTCCAGGTATGGGACTTAACGCATTCTTCGCTTACTCAGTAGTCTTGGTCATGGATATCCCGTGGCAAACAGCACTTGCTGGCGTATTGATGTCTGGAATTATCTTTATTTTTATTACATTATTTAAAATTCGCGAAACGATCATAAACGCAATCCCGGAAGATCTTAAATTTGCTGCAGCGTCCGGTATCGGACTGTTCATAGCATTCATCGGATTGAAAAACGCAGGAATCGTCGCGCCAAGTAAAGCAACACTGGTTTCTCTTGGTGACTTAACACAAGGTCCAACACTTCTTGCCATCTTTGGTTTCATCATTACAATTTTAATGATGATCCGAAACGTTCGTGGAGGAATCTTCTACGGAATGGTAATCACAGCTGTAGTTGGTATCTTTGCTGGTTTGATCAATAAGCCAGATCAAATCGTAGGAGCAATTCCGAGTCTTGCACCAACATTTGGACAAGCTTTCTCTCACTTTGATCAAATTTTCACCATAGATATGATGATCGTTGTTCTAACGTTCTTTATCGTTGATTTCTTTGATACTGCAGGAACATTGATGGCAGTTGCATCACAAGCAGGAATCATGAAAGACAACAAGCTGCCTCGTGCAGGTAAAGCTTTGCTCGCCGATTCATCAGCGATCGCAGTTGGTGCGATCCTTGGAACATCTTCAACAACAGCATACATTGAATCAGCTTCCGGTGTAGCAGCGGGTGGACGTACAGGATTCACATCCGTTGTAACAGGTGGGTTGTTCTTATTAGCTCTTTTCTTCTCACCATTATTAGTTGTCGTAACACCATCTGTAACAGCACCAGCGCTTATTATCGTCGGTGTACTAATGGTATCTGTATTAAGTAAAATCAAGTGGGACCGTTTAGAAATCGCAGTACCAGCATTCTTAACGCTGATCGCAATGCCGCTCACATACAGCATCGCAACAGGGATCGCACTAGGATTCGTTATGTACCCACTAACAATGACAGTAAAAGGACGTTTCAAAGAAGTTCACCCGATCATGTGGGTTCTCTTCATCGTCTTCATCAGCTATTTCGTATTCTTAGTTGAATAG